GGTGATCCACACGAGCCGGTAGTACTCGGCGGCGTTGTCGAGCTGCCCGAGCACCTCCGCGCACAGCCCGAGGGCCAGCTTCGGCGCGGGCTCGCCCGGGAAGGCGTCGTAGATCGCGTCGAAGGACAGGGCCGCTATCTCGTCGTCCCCGGCGGCCAGCGAGGCGATGCCGCGCGCCCACACCACCCGCCAGTCGTCCGGGTGCTGTTCCTCCAGCTCGACCAGCGTGCCGCCGGCCAGGGCCAGTTCACCCAGCTCCAGCCGCGCCCGCAGCTCGCGCAGCCGCAGTTCGGCCGAGTCGGCGGGCGCCGCGCCCAGCGCGCCCAGCAGGTCGGCCGGCGCCGAGCCCAGCAGGCCCGCCAGGAAGCCGGCGTTCGGGTCGGCCGCGTCCACCAGCGGCACCGGCAGGGCCAGCGACGCGCCCCGCGCGTCGAGCCGGGCCAGCCCCGCGGCCCCGGCAGCGGGCGCCCCGGCCGCGGGTGCGGCTACGGGTACGGACCCCGGCACCGGCGCCGGCGCGGCGATGGCCGAGGGGGCCGCCGCCGGTTCGGCCGGCGCCTGCCGGGGCGCCGGCACCGCGCCGCCGGTCACGCGCGTGGCGGTGGTCCCGAGCCCCGGCAGCGCGCCGCCCGGGGCGCCCGCCCGCGCCGCCGGATGCGGCCCGGAGCCCGGAGCGGTCGCGCCCCCGGCCCCGTGACCGGCCGCCGCACCGCCCGGCGCGGCCGCCGGGCCGGTCACCGGGTGCGGCAGCGCGCCCGGCGCGGCCTGCGCCACCGGCTGCACCGACGCGCCCCCGGCCCCGGCCCCGGCCCCGGTCCCCGCGCCCGTACCCGCGCCGCGCCGCCGCACCCCGAAGAGCCGGCTCTGCCGGGTGGCCGCCGGACGCAGCCCCAGCTGCGAGACCTCCAGGTCCGGGCCGTCGGTGAACAGCCGGGTGTCGGGGACCTTGAACTCCGGTCCGAACAGCGTCGACAGCTGCGGTCGCGGCCGGCCCGTCTGGAGCGCGACCACCTCGCGCAGCACGCCCGTCAGCTGGTCCGCCATCTCCTGCGCGGACGCGAACCGCCGCCCCGGGTCCGGGTCGGTGGCCCGCACCAGGAGCCGGTAGAAGGACTCGTACCGCCGGAAGACCTCGATGTGCCCGGGGTCGGGCAGCGCGTCCACGAACACGTTGGTGTAGCCCTGGAAGTCGAAGGTCAGCACCGCCAGCGTCCGCGCCACCGTGTACAGGTCGGAGGCGACGGAGGGGCCCACCTCCGCGACCTCGGGGGCCTGGTAGCCCACGGTCCCGTAGATGGCCGACTCCTCGTCGTCCATCCGGCGCACCGCGCCCATGTCGATCAGCTTCAGCTGGTCCTGCTGCTGGATCGCGTTGTCGACCTTGAAGTCGCAGTACAGCAGGTTCCTGCTGTGCAGGTGCCCGAGGGCCTCCAGGGCCTCGATGCCGTACGCGCAGGCCTGCTCCACGGGCAGCGGGTCGCGCCGCCCGTCCGGCCGCCGCCGCTCGTTGGCGATCTCCTTCAGCGACTTGCCGCCCACGTACTCCATGACGATGTACCCGTCCAGCGAACCGGTCCGCTGGTCCAGGTGCTCCACGAAGTTGTAGATCCGCACGATGTTGGAGTGC
Above is a window of Streptomyces subrutilus DNA encoding:
- a CDS encoding serine/threonine-protein kinase, coding for MSPTGTACVRPGCPGTYEDMGGGELYCDTCGLAPVGSVAAGAEELVSPPTGMTSAAKGPPGAGGSRGSRGSQGSQGSARSSASSSAHSSRSSRSSSSRRSVSGRLSRSLTGPASTRSVSVRSSGSASAPSGRGRLGAGLVDVPEVPRPDPSAAVLENPEVPERKRFCSRSDCGAPVGRSRGERPGRTEGFCTKCGHPYSFVPKLRSGDVVHGQYEVAGCLAHGGLGWVYLAVDRAVSNRWVVLKGLLDTGDQDAMEAAISERRFLAEIEHSNIVRIYNFVEHLDQRTGSLDGYIVMEYVGGKSLKEIANERRRPDGRRDPLPVEQACAYGIEALEALGHLHSRNLLYCDFKVDNAIQQQDQLKLIDMGAVRRMDDEESAIYGTVGYQAPEVAEVGPSVASDLYTVARTLAVLTFDFQGYTNVFVDALPDPGHIEVFRRYESFYRLLVRATDPDPGRRFASAQEMADQLTGVLREVVALQTGRPRPQLSTLFGPEFKVPDTRLFTDGPDLEVSQLGLRPAATRQSRLFGVRRRGAGTGAGTGAGAGAGGASVQPVAQAAPGALPHPVTGPAAAPGGAAAGHGAGGATAPGSGPHPAARAGAPGGALPGLGTTATRVTGGAVPAPRQAPAEPAAAPSAIAAPAPVPGSVPVAAPAAGAPAAGAAGLARLDARGASLALPVPLVDAADPNAGFLAGLLGSAPADLLGALGAAPADSAELRLRELRARLELGELALAGGTLVELEEQHPDDWRVVWARGIASLAAGDDEIAALSFDAIYDAFPGEPAPKLALGLCAEVLGQLDNAAEYYRLVWITDPGFVSAAFGLARVQLAAGDRDGAVRTLESVPEASIHYTAARVAAVRARLRDRSPREPLLADLTAASDQVEALRLFGLDPERQERLRAEVLGSALDWVLSGGRGSDPGRTSLLGSQLDERGLRFGLERSYRVLARLAQRGEERIELVERANRFRPRTWV